A DNA window from Chelativorans sp. AA-79 contains the following coding sequences:
- a CDS encoding AraC family transcriptional regulator produces MVEPVASLLSSIPDEWRAKFEGSGGGGTRTLTEPNSIKFNAPSHMALVLLTPQPGGEVAPNPGRKTVFSAPAGTVEIVPCNAELFARWKTSKENLALALAPEQLSRLAGLEFDAENLEFRILAAGDVDEKALLLANLIRDEFRAGKPSNYPYLDSLLTVFSTYLLRNYSTVRDRPATRHRGGLTLKAWRDVQDYIRANIGERLSIERLASLAGLSPSHFLRAFKQTVGRSPHQYVLAARLELAEHLVVTTDISLARIASIAGFANHSHLTASMRRHRFTTPTALRRARIAR; encoded by the coding sequence TTGGTCGAGCCCGTTGCCAGCCTTTTGAGCAGCATTCCTGACGAGTGGAGAGCCAAGTTCGAGGGCTCCGGTGGAGGGGGCACGCGCACACTCACGGAGCCGAACTCGATCAAGTTCAACGCGCCCTCCCACATGGCGCTGGTTCTGCTGACGCCACAACCGGGTGGAGAGGTTGCACCCAACCCGGGCCGTAAAACGGTGTTTTCAGCTCCAGCCGGCACAGTCGAGATCGTTCCCTGCAACGCCGAACTGTTTGCGCGCTGGAAGACGTCGAAGGAAAACCTGGCGCTGGCCTTGGCACCCGAACAACTCTCCAGGCTGGCGGGTTTGGAATTCGATGCGGAGAATCTCGAGTTTCGGATTCTTGCGGCGGGGGATGTCGACGAGAAAGCGCTTTTGCTGGCCAATTTGATCCGGGACGAGTTTCGAGCGGGCAAGCCATCGAACTATCCATATCTGGATTCCTTACTTACGGTCTTCTCCACCTATCTCCTGCGCAATTATTCGACCGTTCGGGATCGTCCGGCAACACGGCACCGTGGAGGGCTGACGTTGAAGGCATGGCGTGATGTTCAGGATTACATCAGGGCCAATATTGGCGAGCGGCTGTCGATCGAGCGACTGGCGTCGCTTGCCGGTCTTTCGCCCAGCCATTTTCTGCGCGCCTTCAAGCAGACGGTCGGCCGATCGCCTCATCAATATGTCCTTGCGGCGCGTCTCGAACTGGCCGAGCACCTTGTGGTCACGACCGACATATCCCTGGCGAGGATCGCCAGCATCGCCGGATTTGCCAATCACAGCCACCTGACCGCGTCGATGCGGCGGCATAGATTCACGACCCCGACCGCCCTGCGGCGTGCTCGCATCGCCCGCTGA